One window of Streptomyces sp. NBC_00273 genomic DNA carries:
- a CDS encoding ferredoxin, giving the protein MKVTLDPERCVGAGHCVLSAGTVFDQDEADGVVLLLDPEPADDLADAVLEAADLCPAQAILVTGADGRPA; this is encoded by the coding sequence GTGAAGGTCACCCTCGATCCCGAGCGCTGTGTCGGCGCCGGCCACTGCGTCCTGTCCGCCGGCACGGTCTTCGACCAGGACGAAGCCGACGGCGTCGTCCTGCTGCTGGACCCGGAGCCGGCCGACGACCTCGCCGACGCCGTCCTGGAAGCCGCCGACCTGTGCCCCGCCCAGGCCATCCTCGTCACCGGGGCCGACGGGCGGCCCGCATGA
- a CDS encoding MFS transporter, whose protein sequence is MPLETLRTVAGLAPPLRTLFLTTLLFRTGTMAYPFLTPHLLGGGGLDAAGAGLVVTAFGIGALAADLAAGRLLGRWHPYALMRGGFLLGAAAVAVVPLLHGLPALVAGVLVWGFAYEIVTPAAYAATIAGSRPEQRKVAFSCYRLAINLGLSAGPLVGALLYALDPYSVFWANALCVLAAAAFLHLRRAHRPGAGPYTDTDTDTDTGGGDGGGTGNGAAPHATPRPTAAERTRFWTVFGLSLPIQLAYALPSVFVGAHVIVGLGLPGYWAGVVFTVNAVGIVLFEVPLNIRTARVGHLATLLIGYALAGAGFLLMALADTGPELVLATLVWTAGEIVVFPGLLDYVSRLSGPAADRTMGLYSSGVNLAFIAAPQLALHLSAPGQPGAPWAAAGAAVCAAGLLLLAARTHPYTWHKEEPCTSAP, encoded by the coding sequence GTGCCACTTGAGACCCTGCGGACCGTGGCCGGGCTCGCGCCGCCCCTGCGGACCCTGTTCCTCACCACCCTGCTCTTCCGCACCGGCACCATGGCCTACCCCTTCCTCACCCCCCACCTACTGGGCGGCGGAGGCCTGGACGCGGCCGGGGCGGGCCTGGTCGTCACCGCCTTCGGGATCGGCGCCCTCGCCGCGGACCTGGCCGCCGGACGGCTCCTGGGGCGGTGGCACCCGTACGCGCTGATGCGCGGCGGCTTCCTGCTGGGCGCCGCCGCGGTCGCGGTGGTGCCGCTGCTGCACGGCCTGCCCGCGCTCGTCGCGGGGGTGCTGGTCTGGGGGTTCGCGTACGAGATCGTCACCCCGGCGGCCTACGCGGCCACGATCGCCGGGTCCCGGCCCGAGCAGCGCAAGGTCGCGTTCTCCTGCTACCGCCTCGCCATCAACCTCGGACTGTCCGCCGGCCCGCTCGTGGGAGCCCTGCTCTACGCGCTCGACCCGTACTCCGTGTTCTGGGCCAACGCCCTGTGCGTCCTGGCGGCCGCGGCGTTCCTGCACCTGCGCCGCGCACACCGGCCCGGTGCGGGACCGTACACCGACACCGACACCGACACCGACACCGGAGGCGGGGACGGCGGCGGTACGGGGAACGGGGCCGCCCCGCACGCAACCCCCCGCCCCACGGCGGCCGAACGCACCCGGTTCTGGACCGTGTTCGGCCTCTCGCTGCCCATCCAGCTGGCCTACGCGCTGCCCTCGGTCTTCGTCGGCGCCCACGTCATCGTCGGCCTCGGCCTACCCGGCTACTGGGCCGGCGTGGTCTTCACCGTCAACGCCGTCGGGATCGTCCTGTTCGAGGTCCCGCTCAACATCCGCACGGCACGCGTCGGACACCTGGCGACCCTCCTGATCGGCTACGCCCTCGCGGGCGCCGGGTTCCTGCTCATGGCCCTGGCCGACACCGGGCCGGAGCTGGTGCTCGCCACCCTCGTGTGGACGGCGGGGGAGATCGTCGTCTTCCCCGGATTGCTCGACTACGTCAGCCGGCTCTCCGGCCCGGCCGCCGACCGCACCATGGGCCTGTACTCGAGCGGCGTCAACCTGGCCTTCATCGCGGCCCCGCAACTCGCCCTGCACCTCTCGGCCCCCGGCCAGCCGGGCGCCCCCTGGGCGGCCGCCGGAGCGGCTGTCTGCGCCGCAGGCCTGCTGCTGCTCGCCGCCCGCACCCACCCGTACACCTGGCACAAGGAGGAACCGTGCACAAGCGCGCCCTGA
- a CDS encoding cytochrome P450 produces MTDPTTDPTTAPTAEPHYPMHRQCPFAPPREATDIRDAGTVPRVTLWNGVRPWLFTRFDDARTVLADPRFSADKSRPGYPLSSAVALAETAVEPTLLVMDNPEHDAVRRLVLGEFTVKRAEGWRPAVRAVVDGCLDRMLRGTEADLVADLALPVALTVICEFLGVPFEDHELFRGLTHTMNVVAGTTESAAAARQDLQDYLEELVAAGEREPRDGFIGRMAARHRPDGTMTRRQLAAMALLLLTAGHDTTANMISLGVLTLLRHPGHFAALGAEHDPELLAGTVEEMLRHLTVVQRGIRRIAVEDVKVGDRLVRAGEGVVAAINVANRDPERFAAGEEFDPAARAHGHLAFGYGPHQCMGQALARVELQEVYAAVARRIPTLRTAVPVEEIRFKSDMAVYGVHALPVTW; encoded by the coding sequence ATGACCGACCCGACGACCGACCCGACGACCGCCCCGACGGCCGAGCCGCACTACCCCATGCACCGGCAGTGCCCGTTCGCCCCGCCGCGGGAGGCCACCGACATCCGCGACGCGGGCACCGTGCCCCGCGTAACGCTGTGGAACGGCGTCCGGCCCTGGCTGTTCACCCGCTTCGACGACGCCCGCACCGTCCTGGCCGACCCCCGGTTCAGCGCGGACAAGAGCCGCCCCGGCTACCCGCTGTCCAGCGCCGTCGCCCTCGCCGAGACCGCCGTCGAACCGACCCTGCTCGTCATGGACAACCCCGAGCACGACGCCGTACGGCGCCTGGTGCTCGGCGAGTTCACCGTGAAGCGGGCCGAAGGGTGGCGCCCGGCCGTGCGCGCCGTCGTCGACGGCTGCCTGGACCGCATGCTCCGCGGCACGGAAGCGGACCTCGTGGCCGACCTGGCCCTGCCCGTCGCGCTCACCGTCATCTGCGAGTTCCTCGGCGTGCCCTTCGAGGACCACGAGCTCTTCCGCGGCCTCACCCACACCATGAACGTCGTCGCCGGCACCACCGAGAGCGCCGCCGCCGCCCGGCAAGACCTCCAGGACTACCTGGAGGAGCTCGTTGCCGCGGGCGAACGGGAACCGCGGGACGGCTTCATCGGCCGCATGGCCGCCCGGCACCGGCCCGACGGGACCATGACCCGGCGCCAACTCGCCGCGATGGCCCTCCTGCTGCTCACCGCCGGCCACGACACCACCGCCAACATGATCTCCCTCGGGGTGCTGACCCTGCTGCGCCATCCCGGCCACTTCGCCGCCCTCGGCGCGGAGCACGACCCCGAACTGCTCGCCGGCACCGTCGAGGAGATGCTGCGCCACCTCACCGTGGTCCAGCGCGGCATCCGCCGGATCGCCGTCGAGGACGTGAAGGTCGGCGACCGGCTCGTCCGGGCGGGGGAGGGCGTCGTCGCCGCCATCAACGTCGCCAACCGGGACCCCGAACGCTTCGCCGCGGGCGAGGAGTTCGACCCCGCGGCCCGCGCCCACGGCCACCTCGCCTTCGGTTACGGGCCCCACCAGTGCATGGGCCAGGCGCTCGCCCGGGTGGAGCTCCAGGAGGTCTACGCCGCCGTGGCCCGCCGGATCCCGACCCTGCGCACCGCCGTGCCCGTCGAGGAGATCCGCTTCAAGTCCGACATGGCCGTGTACGGGGTGCACGCCCTGCCCGTGACCTGGTGA
- a CDS encoding FAD-binding oxidoreductase, with product MTAALLDALRAALDGDGALVTDPDATTGYAHDMMPLAPYGRPLAVVLPASAEQVQACVRACAAAGVPIVPRGAGTGLTGAANAVDGCIVLATTRMNRILELDPDNRLAVVEPGVVNQDLKTAAAAHGLYYPPDPSSLDTCTLGGNLATNAGGLCCGKYGVTGDYVLGLEAVLADGSLLRTGRRTVKGVAGYDLTRLLVGSEGTLGVITRATLALRPLPAAPGTVIAAFDSVAQAGASVNRIVRAGLVPSLMEIMDATSLRASSAYLGTELVGEGDQALLLCQSDAPEAAREAELDHMERVFRQAGAVYTHATQDPAEGALLLRARRVSLAALEARGACMTEDVAVPRTRIAELIEGCTRIGTGAGLTVAVVGHAGDGNMHPTVLYDAADTEQYARARTAFDAILALALSLGGTITGEHGVGKLKQDWLERELGPVALRVHRGLKDALDPAGLFNPGAVLARRPGGNRRAT from the coding sequence ATGACCGCCGCCCTCCTGGACGCCCTGCGCGCCGCCCTCGACGGGGACGGCGCCCTGGTCACCGACCCGGACGCCACCACCGGGTACGCCCACGACATGATGCCGCTGGCCCCGTACGGCCGGCCGCTCGCGGTGGTCCTGCCCGCCTCGGCCGAGCAGGTGCAGGCCTGCGTACGGGCCTGTGCGGCAGCCGGCGTCCCCATCGTCCCCCGGGGCGCCGGAACGGGCCTGACCGGCGCCGCCAACGCCGTCGACGGCTGCATCGTCCTGGCCACGACGCGGATGAACCGGATCCTCGAACTCGACCCGGACAACCGGCTCGCCGTCGTGGAGCCGGGCGTCGTCAACCAGGACCTGAAGACGGCCGCGGCCGCCCACGGCCTGTACTACCCGCCCGACCCCTCCAGCCTCGACACGTGCACCCTCGGCGGCAACCTCGCCACCAATGCCGGCGGCCTGTGCTGCGGCAAGTACGGGGTCACCGGCGACTACGTCCTCGGCCTGGAAGCGGTCCTCGCCGACGGTTCCCTCCTGCGCACCGGCCGGCGCACCGTCAAGGGCGTCGCGGGCTACGACCTCACCCGCCTCCTCGTCGGCAGCGAGGGCACCCTCGGCGTCATCACGCGGGCCACCCTCGCCCTGCGCCCGCTGCCGGCCGCGCCCGGCACCGTCATCGCGGCCTTCGACTCGGTGGCCCAGGCCGGCGCCAGCGTCAACCGGATCGTCCGGGCCGGCCTCGTGCCCTCCCTCATGGAGATCATGGACGCGACCTCGCTGCGCGCCTCCTCCGCCTACCTGGGCACCGAGCTCGTCGGCGAAGGGGACCAAGCCCTCCTGCTGTGCCAGTCCGACGCCCCCGAAGCCGCCCGCGAAGCCGAACTCGACCACATGGAGCGCGTGTTCCGGCAGGCCGGCGCGGTGTACACGCACGCCACGCAGGACCCGGCGGAGGGCGCCCTGCTGCTGCGCGCCCGCCGGGTGAGCCTCGCCGCCCTCGAAGCCCGGGGCGCCTGCATGACCGAGGACGTCGCGGTGCCCCGTACCCGCATCGCCGAACTGATCGAGGGCTGCACGCGGATCGGCACCGGGGCGGGGCTCACCGTCGCGGTCGTCGGCCACGCGGGCGACGGCAACATGCACCCGACGGTCCTCTACGACGCCGCCGACACCGAGCAGTACGCCCGCGCCCGGACGGCGTTCGACGCGATCCTCGCCCTCGCCCTGTCCCTCGGCGGCACCATCACCGGCGAGCACGGGGTCGGCAAGCTCAAGCAGGACTGGCTGGAACGCGAACTGGGACCGGTGGCGCTGCGCGTCCACCGGGGCCTGAAGGACGCCCTCGACCCGGCGGGCCTGTTCAACCCCGGCGCCGTCCTCGCCCGCCGGCCGGGCGGGAACCGCCGTGCCACTTGA